ATGCAAATCaaagaatatttgatttataaataattaaaacttcataatactcatattgatattcataaattgcttattttagatctaatttattatttatgtaaaaataaatgttccattATGTGATTAATTAAAAGCCATATATAAAATTGCACTACCCAAATGCTTACTTAgcctgttttatttttattattatctaactATTCTgcgaatatgatttttttaacaaaaatttatatgaattaaaatattacaaaatatttaataatttataaaatgaaatatgtataaatttcctTGGCACAAAAATTTCAGCTTCCAGTATTATATGTAGttataatatatagatttaatttaatgtttgctttataaattaagctgctaatatataagaaaaaaatatgcagtgAATTCcttattgattaatatataagCCAGcacttttgtaaaatatattatatttcagttttgaaatattttggtttAGGTGGacttaaatcaaatcaaaatgacacaattattgtaatattaagtAGAAAACAAAACCAATTCTTACAAGAATGGTGTTTGAAATGTCATATTTCacataagaattatattatttatgaacaaatttgttttgttttgtttagaagTTGCAATACTATTAAAGATGAAGGTTTGACTTTCCacatattaataatgtaaaacagagaatttaaatttttaagatctcTATTAGCAAAAGTTTTCATTGAATGTTTAAGTTTCCTATATATTATTATCttcctaataaaataaaaaaatgagaactatgaagaagaaaaaaagacagATCACAACTTGTAATGTATTAACTAACATCCATATTGATTATGCAATTagcaagaaagaaaatttgatatgcaatacTGATTCTGACTATGATATTTGATAATCCTCTTTGTTGTGTTTGGGATTACTCAGGATGGATTaagaaactatgaaaaaaatttccctGCCTAAACTTGCAACATTTCCCTGACCGATGACTATTAATTATATTAGTGTCCTTGATTTCTTATTACTTAGAATCACTGTATTTGCACCAtatacatcataaaaaaaattacatatgataATAtgcataatgtgaaaaaaatatatttttatgaaacttaatttttttataaatggaatgAGCAtactaaaaaattctatttaaaagcaTATTGCATTTCTCCCAATATCCAACAAAAAATgttggatattttaataaaatgttttggttCTAAAACTgcttaagaattttaagaaacaaagttATACATGGCACTGCAAATTATATTAAGAGTAAATAATACTgtggtttttgtttaaaatattaaaatagttcaaTTGCTAATTAGATATCTTTTCATAATTTCCACAATGTAGTatcataaagataaaaagaatgtaattacACACACCTAATATTTAAACctttgctaaaatatatattaaaagaaactgccaaaatatcatttcaaatctttttcCTTCAACAAATCATAAATCACAGGGTATCAATGGTGTCAGcaccattcaataaattttaaaatacaaacaatagtCAAGTGAATTGCCACAGAATAATATTCAATAAGtaacaatcaataatttttaattgtttttttaaataaattatagacaACCTTCAGGTAAATGTTTTCCATCCTATCATATAAGCAGTAtagttgattttataaatatcagttaTTGATATAAATCAAAGTCTTGAAGGAAACATATAAAACAATAACTACTGTACATAATGGGGAGTGGGGGTGGGGCAAAGATGttccacatttttaaatatttgctattaCGTAAATGTAACAAAACACAATTTAATTGCAAGTCTACAAAAAAAGAACTGGGACAAtctcaacaatgaaaacagttaaaattttagtTGTAAATAAAGAGGATTTTatacaagtaaaaaatatttctcaataaaagaatatagaaagaatgtactgtttttaattaaatacaataaaaagttattttttaaagcatttattgttCTATagcaaatagaaaatatattataatgtgaCTATCTACACATCTGCAGGTACACAAAGTTACgctccgaaaaaaaaattatgcttaacaTCATCTGAAACTTagcataatatatgaataaaagtataataattacaattaactaatttttgttttattaggctaaaattaaaattaaaaaaaatattaaatgtcataTAACCAGAAAACCTCaaaaatatgcaacatttttcatcataaatatcctcttaaaattattttactcttcaGGAATATATTAAAAACGGTTTAACAGATACATAATGATTgtatatattatagtataaaattttaaatatttacaatgaatataGTTTTGCATATGCGAACCTAAAGTTGAAAAAACATGTTTTGAGAAAACtacaaaaaaactatatatttacctacaaaataatctatatttaaaacCTCCCTAGGCCATATTCATCTTGATTTCACATTTTCTTAAGTTCAGATACTCTTTTAATTGTCCTTGCTTCTTTACaagtggttttatttatttattttttgtgcataATATCAACTTCTCTGATACAAAGCAAATCTATTTTTTCAATGCATCACAAGCATTTCTACCAAGTGTAATGcctaaattttttagaatttcaatttgaTTGTGAACTTTATCATTAAAGCATATTACAGCATCCACAacatcttttaatatattgaacCCAACAAATATGTTTTGGGGGATTCTTTCTCATACACAATTGTTAAAACTCTCATTAGGGTTTAGGTTTGGTCCAAGAATACATTTTGCTAGGACCTCTTTATTAGTTAGCTCTATTAACATTTTCTTGGTTGCTAATAAAATCAGTTCTGGAAGTGGATGTTTATGAATATACTTTGCTGCAGTCATCAAACTTCTATTATAACCACACCAGCTGTCAGAACCCATAAGACACATACAATGTTAGTAGCTTGTCATCAATTGAGAGCTTGTGAAAGCATATTGCCCATATTGATTTTGACATCTCAGCAACCGATATGGAAGTATTTCTTCCAATTGCTAAtccataatatttctgaattagcaGAATTTCAGCAGCCatgtccagaatttttttttttttttttttttttttccatctgaaaGTTTAACTAAGTTATTTCTCAGTTTTTAATTGACCAcccattctttttttaacatgtccaatgcattccagtttttccaacaaaaatatttatttccatattcgGATTCACTTATTTTTAGGAAACCCTTAGGATCCCCATCTCCCAGATATTTTGCAAAGCAAACTTCTCTTGAGGAAACAGAACACTGGAAGAGTCAAATAGCAGCTTCACTTTCCAATTCTCTACTAAAACcctcatagtttttttttttttttttgcaatctttgtaaccatttgttttatttttacaagtaaaacaatatttagacatgcattcaaaatttattaccttCCCATTATACACTAATATGGCTGTGACTACTCCATTTATAGATTTATGACCCCTTTTTTGCCAAGTACCATCCAGTGcaattgataaatatcaaaaattatcattgcTCAAAACAGCATTTTCAATGGCTCTCATCATTGAGTTAGAGCACACAATTGAAAGTGCCCGAGATATTGCAGCACTGTAACGCTCAAACTTAAGAGGTAATGGAGGCAAGTTCATCACCACACAAAACATGCGAGCTGCTGCTCATTTATCTTTGCCAACACATCTCATGGCATACACTAATTGTATATTGACATcctaacttttttcaaatatataagatgTCATAGCTTTAGTAGAGAAACCACAAGATTTGCAAATATATAGTAAAGATGTAGCGAGGCCCTGATGActgtttgtttcttttaaaacgaCAAAACAATCAGAATTGCCACATTGCTTACATACTGAAAATGCATTTAGAAGTGTCCTTAATATTCACAAATCTATGATAATATTTGTGGTTTCCTTATTGTTTGTATAACTAATGTTTTTATCTATGTCCTTCTCAGAAAGTAAATTGGTacattccaattttatttctattaacttatattcaatttttcactGTCAGCACATTTCAATGTCTGACCCGTAGTAGAAAACTGATTGGGCTAAATTTTCTTTTCGAAGATAGGGGCtagattttgttttcttcttgACATCATTACGTATTacataatttcagaataattaaaaacctttatcaataaattgtaatagaatttttaaagcaaGATCTCCAAATACATAGAAAATTGATGATAAAAGATCACAAATAACACAGTAAACAAATAAGCATgaggtgggaaaaaaaaaaaaaaaaaaaaaacagttcacaCAGCTTGTAAATATCAAAGTAGTTTATTGAGTTGTTAGTATCCTTTCCAAACATAATTCATAATGCAGAAATATCTTTTACTACTAGTTAATCTTTTACTGCAatgatttacaaatatatataaatgaaaacataagttactataattagattttgaagaaatacttttaatagattatcattattatagataatttataaaacaaatatgcaCCCATGTACAATCACTTACCACGTGTCATTAATCTTTTACGTACaattaatcttttcttaaaaactgctttttaatttgaacaaaCACAAACATAACATATTGCTAAAGgtataaaaaattatggaataatttttagatttattaagtAATCTAATAGACTTCTATTAGATTAGATTGtcaataatcacattttaaaagaaaaaaaaattaatctgatatGGTAATAACAATAATGTCAACTTGAAATAACCCCTTTAATTatgcttacaaaatattttcaaccatTTGAATTTATACCAATATAGCATATTTCTTCATTTCTACATAAAATCTGATAAGGTCCAAtataattcatttgattaaatatcttcaaaattatataactgaaatgtcacaaaaaaaatgcattaggaataatttataataatctaaaaaaaaaaaaaatgctgaattcttgATGAATAGGCCAAAATATATGATATCATTTGCTGCCAGACTAAAGTTTgctaatgtaattattttattataatttcacacATGTTTAGCAAGATTTTGTCTAATGTTGAGATACTGGAATTCAACTTGTTTTTAAAAACccaattagcatttaaaaaaatgaaaaccaatGACTGCAAAGAAATTATACACAacgctaaaataaaataagcttaaaaaatttGGCTGCAACTGAATAATTGAATCGGAACACGGAAGAAACATTAAAGCTAGCAAGATcaatcctaaaattatttttcatccatACAAATTTTCTGGTACTTCATCTTTGGTCAATTATATATGAacttcttttaatctttttatacctttatatataaataaaatataaatgtaccaTTTTAAAGGCATGTTATAAAGCAAtgctatatattaaaatttaataacaaaatctatCATATTTTAACGATTTCTTTTGACTATTTACCTCATAAATATCATTTTAGGGGTTAATTACTAATActtaaaaaagtatgaaaacatATCcgataatttaaatgcaaaagctTACCTATTTTGATTGATAAACTATGAATAATTATTACCCAGGCTATTGAAGAAATAGTACTTATCCAGcacaaaatataatcaaaaagaaaatgttattaatacaatattatttgaatataaaggaaaaacttGCTGGCATACATTAGCTACTATTACAGTTATATATCAATTAACTGGattaatgtaatgttttaaaGTCACATAATGATCAAGAGCGAgcctcatttttaaattttactcaaataCCTTACATAATTCCCCACTGAAGCAACAAGACACTTGACCATGATGAATTCTAAGAGCCCTTAAAATGTTGACTGAAATTTGTTCatcgaataataaataattcaaggaACAAACTGCatgtctaattaataattttcattctctttacgaggaaaataaaaacaataatataatttaagatactCATCCAAGTGCTCATAAGTATTCCTAGTCATGATGTATCAGATTCATATAATACAAAAACTGCATTACCTATCAGAAAATGAAGATTGCCAGTTAAATTGAGAGATTTCACTAAAGCAAAAATTACTCCTTTTTCAATTACTTTCACTTAAATATTGCTGATTTATCTTCAAATCTTATAACTAAAATGCACAATATTTTAATTGGAcatctttcattttattgaaagtataCAACAGGGTTCatttctattagaaaaaaaataccaaaaatgttAAACACAGCTATATTTGCTGCAAAGTTCAAAGATTTTAATCCTCTTCATACACACAAAAGGTAATAATGCTAAGCACACATGTGACAAGAGAAAAAGCAACATTTTCTTTATGTATGTTAACTGCTGTAAatggataaatattatttataaaaaaaatttgtattacttCAGTACTgccaaaacaatatattttgcatagaTGTAATATTTACATTACTTCCAAATATCCTTAAcataattattatctaattaaaaaattacacattttaagaaaaatcaaaaaaggTAGAAATATAACCATGTATGACCAATATAATATATAACCAATATAATCACAATCTTTTAAATAACTTCTTCAAAAACACATTACTTTTAAAGATatacaacacatttttaaaaagcaggAATTAAAGAATAAGTTTATTATAAACCTATGAAGAACATAAGTTTATGATAAactccaataaatttttaactccaATGATGGCTTAAGGATGTAGAAAAAATAGCAAAGtagacatttaagaaaaaaatacatacagaactattatacaaagttttaatcaattgaaaaattataattacaattcacACTTGCTAATGACTGATAACTAGAGAAAAATAACAGACACATATGCTATTAACAtacattaatatcaaataaaaatgaaagttagaACAAGGTTAATCATACATGAAAGCTATACACTTCAGTGAGAAAATACCATGAGAAACCGCctcaaaaaatttcatcttttcagATAAAAGAAACTTGcaatctaaagaaataaaatttgagatgaTTGTAATATCAAATGTAtattcttgtttgtttgtttgttgttgtttttttacataCCAAAATGAAaatctagattaaaaaaatacttaaaacctTAATATTGACAAAACTggttttactttatattaaaagcaaCTAAATAAACAAAGCTAATTATAATTCAAAGCAATAATATTCTTCCAAATTAATATTGCTTGCATCAAACAACTGGTTTATCAAACAAACATTTTGCTTACATCAAACTTTCAAAACACAATCCtccatctaaatccaaatttcaCTTCAGACTTACCAGTTAAAAGCTAATTGTTGTAGGCTTGATGACACAACAGTGTCATATTCTTTAACAATAATCTATATTAATATACAATGATAACCAGAACATTAAATCAACAGTAAGTAGTCCAAAcctttattaacaatttaaagttagtttaaaaaataaattttcaatttcaaatatttttttccaaaataaatattcactacTTGgtataatgcaaattatttcaaaattatgcaataacattttgtacatatttaaaaCTCACACAGCTCTAATTCTTTAGCAACACACACAACTTGTTTATAACAATTATCAATCCAAATTTCACTTCAGACTTACCAGTTAAAAGCTAATTGTTGTAGGCTTGATGACACAACAGTGTCATATTCTTTAACAATAATCTATATTAATATACAATGATAACCAGAACATTAAATCAACAGTAAGTAGTCCAAAcctttattaacaatttaaagttagtttaaaaaataaattttcaatttcaaatatttttttccaaaataaatattcactacTTGgtataatgcaaattatttcaaaattatgcaataacattttgtacatatttaaaaCTCACACAGCTCTAATTCTTTAGCAACACACACAACTTGTTTATAACAATTATCAATCCAAATTTCACTTCAGACTTACCAGTTAAAAGCTAATTGTTGTAGGCTTGATGACACAACAGTGTCATATTCTTTAACAATAATCTATATTAATATACAATGATAACCAGAACATTAAATCAACAGTAAGTAGTCCAAAcctttattaacaatttaaagttagtttaaaaaataaattttcaatttcaaatatttttttccaaaataaatattcactacTTGgtataatgcaaattatttcaaaattatgcaataacattttgtacatatttaaaaCTCACACAGCTCTAATTCTTTAGCAACACACACAACTTGTTTATAACAATTATCAATCCAAATTTCACTTCAGACTTACCAGTTAAAAGCTAATTGTTGTAGGCTTGATGACACAACAGTGTCATATTCTTTAACAATAATCTATATTAATATACAATGATAACCAGAACATTAAATCAACAGTAAGTAGTCCAAAcctttattaacaatttaaagttagtttaaaaaataaattttcaatttcaaatatttttttccaaaataaatattcactacTTGgtataatgcaaattatttcaaaattatgcaataacattttgtacatatttaaaaCTCACACAGCTCTAATTCTTTAGCAACACACACAACTTCTTTATAACAATTATCAATCCAAATTTCACTTCCGACTTACCAGTTAAAAGCTAATTGTTGTAGGCTTGATGACACAACAGTGTCATATTCTTTAACAATAATCTATATTAATATACAATGATAACCAGAACATTAAATCAACAGTAAGTAGTCCAAAcctttattaacaatttaaagttagtttaaaaaataaattttcaatttcaaatattttttccaaaataaatattcacatgTTCACTACTTGgtataatgcaaattatttcaaaattatgcaataacattttgtacatatttaaaaCTCACACAGCTCTAATTCTTTAGCAACACACACAACTTCTTTATAACAATTATCTTCACACATAAGACAGTAATTATTAATgcgttccaaaattttttttgattcaATATTGAGATTTTGCATAGCCATTTCTATGTCCTTAAGTTCAGTTGATTCTGAGCTAGCCATGCCTAAGTTCTTAACTTCTGTCGTTTCTGTGCTTtcatttaaaggaataaatacaTCTTCAGCAGGATCAATATCTAAAGCCAATGCATCTTGctcatatagaaattttttctcaGAATCTGTCAACAAAAAATCTGAatcatcaatttctttaaaacttcgtAAAAGATTAATTACTTCATCAGTATCAGGGGGTATAAATTCTTCAAGATCCAAACTGTCTTCACTATCGGTTTCAGAATCATGTCCTGAAGGATTGAGTACAGTCGCATTTAACTTTTCACAATAATTGGCGAATCCTTTGAAgccattttctttatcaaataaatcCACATATCGTCGACGAAAAGCTGCTGTCACACACTTCGAAGCCATCTTTACAACTTTGAAGCACTCCACTTCATTACAAATGCAAGAAATAAGATTATCAATGAAAGTACATAGgactaagaaattaaaaagtgtcGGAATTTCTGATAACTTCATGCATCTCGAAAGCACGAAAGACATAAATCTTTCCTTTGAtgctaaaatttccttttttctgaagatttctgaaacagtttcaaaaaaatactCCTGGTGCATAAGACCCAATACCTGTACAGAATCGAAAATTTGATCATATGCGAAATCTTTGCAATTACTTATCTCGTAACATAAATCCCCTTCTTCTGTAGATGATATTGTTGAATGGCCAAAGCAAAATATAGATGAAAAGTCTTCTATTTCATACTTCATTTTcgacaaataaatgaaaactattgaATTCCTACGATTTTGGTATTTTCGCGCACATTTATTTAACAGTGACAGTTACAGTTACAATATAAGTGATTTCAAATCCATTTTCAATTGAATGTTTTTCACACTCAAAGTAAAAAActattaacaattataaaataatataaatattaaaaaattgaaaactgcaattccaaatttcaaattatcatgtgagaatattatcttttaaatcatGTGGTTTCAATCCGATTGAAACACATGAACTTGCATCTGCAAATTATAAAgtgtatttattatgaaataaaagcggtGTGAAAATCCTGCAACTGAGTTAATGATTGGTAAAAACGCGCAATTGAATATTTCGATGGATGACTTTATAGCATTTAAAGATATTATCTAATAAGAAAGTCTAATAAccttaaaagtgaaaatttgatgcgataaatttccatttttcgaCGCGCAATTTGAGGTTCCAAAAACTCCaaactaaaacaacatcatgtccTTGCATGATAAAATGCATGTGTTTCTCTTCACtgaaaaaagacaaataatttttttttcattatatgaaattcttttgttgaaacaaaaaggTCCTTTCCTTGAACCAAACATTTAAACCGCAGGATGGATGCAAGAAACTAAATATGATCTGAAAATCCATTTCAGGAATTGGAACTTAAAAAAGATTGTCTTATCGCTTCTTTTATACTTttagaatattcttaatttaatctgGTTTTTAAATTTGGAACAGTTTAGTTAACTATTGGAGTCTTATCCACAAAACTGGCGAAGCTTTGAAAGCATAGAGTTGAACCAGGTTTAATACAAAGTATACGTATCTTCGCATCTACTTTTGGCTGGatcttgtggtgaatagcatataagccagttaataactCTTCTACGCGAAAGATCGTTTTAGTATAATGGTTTAGtgactggactgctaaccacaaggtcccaggttctatccttcacGTATCACAtaccgctaaattggtgaccttgGCCAATGAACCTTCAATCTtcttacagctgttgtggcgccatctacccgcaaccaaagtagTCAGATtaacttgacgcagcaacccaaagccgTCAGACACACTTGGCGTATCAGCACCTACTCACGATCGTCATAACTCTTGGCGCTATTTAACTGGGCACCAGCCCATtttagacaacagctaataactcaatacatcaccactcaacagccatatcgttcgtctcacctccgactcactggagggagagtactgtggtaaatagcatataagccaattaacaactcttctacccgaacgattgttttggtataatggtttagttactggactgcgaaccacaaggtatCAGGTTCTATCCCTCGCTCATCCCGAATCACTAAAACctataattcgtttttttttaagtcaaagaGAAAACGATATTAATTAGTAACCaagatttcatattaaaattaattatgaaattaaattaaaaaacaattgtttttcatgttcttgaaatc
The window above is part of the Argiope bruennichi chromosome 7, qqArgBrue1.1, whole genome shotgun sequence genome. Proteins encoded here:
- the LOC129976018 gene encoding uncharacterized protein LOC129976018 — its product is MKYEIEDFSSIFCFGHSTISSTEEGDLCYEISNCKDFAYDQIFDSVQVLGLMHQEYFFETVSEIFRKKEILASKERFMSFVLSRCMKLSEIPTLFNFLVLCTFIDNLISCICNEVECFKVVKMASKCVTAAFRRRYVDLFDKENGFKGFANYCEKLNATVLNPSGHDSETDSEDSLDLEEFIPPDTDEVINLLRSFKEIDDSDFLLTDSEKKFLYEQDALALDIDPAEDVFIPLNESTETTEVKNLGMASSESTELKDIEMAMQNLNIESKKILERINNYCLMCEDNCYKEVVCVAKELELCEF